In Acidobacteriota bacterium, one DNA window encodes the following:
- a CDS encoding type II toxin-antitoxin system prevent-host-death family antitoxin, which produces MRNRDFIGAYEAKTRFSEILERVERGAEITLTRHGTPVARMVPLQKQSSQGERAQVIEAMIESRRGCTLGGLKVRDLIAEGRK; this is translated from the coding sequence ATGCGGAATCGCGACTTTATAGGCGCCTACGAGGCGAAAACCCGGTTTTCGGAAATCCTGGAGCGGGTCGAGAGGGGAGCCGAAATTACGTTGACGCGGCACGGGACGCCGGTGGCTCGGATGGTGCCCTTGCAGAAGCAGTCGAGCCAAGGCGAGCGGGCTCAAGTTATTGAGGCCATGATCGAGTCGCGGCGCGGCTGCACTCTGGGAGGGCTGAAGGTTCGCGACCTGATCGCCGAAGGCCGGAAGTGA